One Bythopirellula goksoeyrii genomic window, AGAGAGTCTGAATGTCGGTATCGTCACTGAGAAAGTGGACGGATCCATCGCAAAAGGCAGCCAAGGCACCACTTGGATGTGCCGATTGAATTGGGGAATTCATTCCACAATTTCCTCCCACACTCAGCGCAGTGGCCGATTTTTCTCCCACGCTGTGCATAACCGTTGTCGCATTAAAAGTTCGTTCGGCTACATCGGTATTTCCAAAACCCATGCTAAATCCGTGCTCACAGTCGGCCGTGCAGTAAACATCTTCTCCGATTTCGTCTTTGCACCAATCCGACTGCTCCACAATGGACAAGGTGTTCGAAGTCCCATCCGTAATCTCAGCAATCGAGATATGCTCTGCGGCAACCAGGGTTCCCCCCTTAGAAACCCAACCTGGGTTGCCGTAGGGGTTGCTGCCATGATCAACTGCACTTTCGTGATTCCAGGCTCCAGAGACACCCGCATAACTGGGCAACATGCCTGCTTCGGGGCGGATTTGACTGAACTTGATCACCGGGCTAGAAGGACAACGAATCACATCTAAGGGCACTCCCGCGAGCAATTGTCGGTTATACAGATTGCCACCGTTACCTACCCAACCAGTATGTGGACTATGTTCACCCGTCTTGTCGAACTG contains:
- a CDS encoding DUF1559 domain-containing protein; the encoded protein is MTKCKPVTRKCGFTLVELLVVIAIIGVLVALLLPAIQAAREAARRSQCTNHLKQLELGLQNYHSSFNEFPSATNPEKGVLQGFGHSWFVIALAYIEQSNLYEQFDKTGEHSPHTGWVGNGGNLYNRQLLAGVPLDVIRCPSSPVIKFSQIRPEAGMLPSYAGVSGAWNHESAVDHGSNPYGNPGWVSKGGTLVAAEHISIAEITDGTSNTLSIVEQSDWCKDEIGEDVYCTADCEHGFSMGFGNTDVAERTFNATTVMHSVGEKSATALSVGGNCGMNSPIQSAHPSGALAAFCDGSVHFLSDDTDIQTLYNLANRDDGLVVSIP